CAAATCCTGGAATGCGGGAGCTCTGAAAAGCAAGCTTGATCCTTGTTTCACTGTATTTACTTCGGAATGATACGTCAAAGAATTCCGTTTCGCTCTGGATTCCGAGAGGCAGCGGCGGCGAAAGGCTCACCCTGGGATGAGGATTGAAGCCTTGAGTGAAAACTGTTGCCAGCTCGGTCTTGGAAACAAGGCGAAAGAGCATGCGCATCCAGTCCAGATGCGAGATAAAACGCAGCAAGCCCACTTTGCGGTAATGCACGCGATAGCGGTATTGGGTTTCAGAGGCGTCAGGCTGGGCAAATTCCGGGTATTCAAACGTTTCCGCCACCGCGGAGGGGGCGTTCTCAGTGTGCAGCACCTCGTCGCAAACCCCGCAGAGCGAACACAATTCCCGGCAATCTGGAGTGACTTCCACAAATCCAGCTTTGCGATATTCGGACATTAAAAACTCGCGGCAGATTCCGGTATCGATGAAATCCCAGGGCAGAGTGTCATCGGTGGAAAATCCACGTAAAAAATCTTGGATGTCGATGCCGCAGCTTTGCATGGCGTTTTCCCAATGGGAGAAATCGAAACACTCTGTCCAGCCGTCAAATTTGGCGCCGTTCATCCATGCCTGACGGATCAATTCTCCTACTTTTCGGTCTCCGCGGGCGAGGATTGTTTCGAGGATGGAGTTTTCGATGGTGTGATACTTTATCTTGATGTTTCGCTTGCGGTAGAAGGTGTTTTTGACGCGCAGGCAACGCTCAAGTGTTTGATGTCTTTCCAGCATCGGCGCCCATTGGAAGGGCGTGAACGGTTTTGGCACGAAGGGGGAGAGGGTGATGCTGATTTGCAGACGGCGTTTGCTCATCTTGTCGATGCGTTCAACGAGATCGATAATGGCGTCGATATCCTCGTCCGTCTCAAAGGGCAGCCCGATCATGAAATAGAGCTTGATCCTTTGCCAACCGAGGCTCAGGGCGATTTCGATCCCGCGGAAGATTTCTTCCTCCGAGAGGTTTTTGTTGATGATGTCTCTCAGGCGCTGAGAACCCGCTTCCGGAGCGATGGTCAGTCCCTCGCCTCCCAGTTTTTTAAGCATTTCCACCAGTGTGTCGTCGAGGCTGTCCACTCTCAAAGAAGGCAGCGAAACGTGGGTTTTATCGGTATCCAGCCTGGATATAAGAGTCAGCAGAAGTTCCCGGATGCAAGTGTAATCGCTGCTGGATAGCGACATCAACCCCGTTTCGTCCCAACCGCTATGCTCTATTTCGGCAAGCATCTGCCGCACAATGTCATCGACTCCACGTTCGCGCACTGGGCGATAGAAGTATCCCGCTTGACAGAATCTGCAACCGCGTGAGCAGCCGCGCATGATCTCTGCGACATAGCGATTGTGCGTAGCCAGTTGCCAAGAAAGGATTTGCGGGCTGTGCAGATGTTCCGATTTGTGAAATTCAGCATATTTTCTCGACTTTATGCTGATTGAACCGGTGTCGTGTAAAAGCGGAACATAGCAGGAATCGAGCGCTGCAAGCGATTTCAATCTGTCCGTGCGGCTTGGGTGATTTCTGAGTATGTCGGTGATCTCGATGATCCCGGTTTCGGCTTCGCCAATGAAAAACACGTCGATGAAGTCCACCAAAGGCATGGGGTTTGTAGCACCCGGTCCTCCGGCAAGGATGATCGGGTCTGTTTCGCTTCTTAGCGAACCTAGTGGCTGTAGCTGTGCCAAGTCCAATAGTTCCAATATGTTGGAATAGGTCAGCTC
The sequence above is drawn from the Candidatus Cloacimonadaceae bacterium genome and encodes:
- a CDS encoding TIGR03960 family B12-binding radical SAM protein, with translation MKQIDIERFLPLVNKPSRYIDHEINAVRKDTANASVKFCFAYPDVYEVGISHLGLKILYSIVNRIPDAMADRVYLPWLDMINILRREGIPLFGLESKLELKAFDVIGITLQSELTYSNILELLDLAQLQPLGSLRSETDPIILAGGPGATNPMPLVDFIDVFFIGEAETGIIEITDILRNHPSRTDRLKSLAALDSCYVPLLHDTGSISIKSRKYAEFHKSEHLHSPQILSWQLATHNRYVAEIMRGCSRGCRFCQAGYFYRPVRERGVDDIVRQMLAEIEHSGWDETGLMSLSSSDYTCIRELLLTLISRLDTDKTHVSLPSLRVDSLDDTLVEMLKKLGGEGLTIAPEAGSQRLRDIINKNLSEEEIFRGIEIALSLGWQRIKLYFMIGLPFETDEDIDAIIDLVERIDKMSKRRLQISITLSPFVPKPFTPFQWAPMLERHQTLERCLRVKNTFYRKRNIKIKYHTIENSILETILARGDRKVGELIRQAWMNGAKFDGWTECFDFSHWENAMQSCGIDIQDFLRGFSTDDTLPWDFIDTGICREFLMSEYRKAGFVEVTPDCRELCSLCGVCDEVLHTENAPSAVAETFEYPEFAQPDASETQYRYRVHYRKVGLLRFISHLDWMRMLFRLVSKTELATVFTQGFNPHPRVSLSPPLPLGIQSETEFFDVSFRSKYSETRIKLAFQSSRIPGFEIVSCQPLNGKQIPPDSEKIRVIPDTGMQENLIFRINEFQETASYPFTKKTDTREKHYDLKLIVSAIYLEGNALIIEKKLQSPALYEVLAEVLHIDRETLYALDIRRVAFLQIGAKAPPP